CAAGGGAACCATACAAAATATCCTGCCGGCCCTGCAGGCGGCCTTCGTCAATATCGGCCGTAAGAAAAACGCCTTTTTGTATCTGGGCGATTTATTTCCCCGGGCGGCGACGAAGGAAGAAATTCAGCAGACCCATATTTCCGTCGGCCAGAGCGTCCTCGTCCAGGTCATCAAGGAGGAACGGGGCAGCAAGGGGGCCAAGGTGACGGCCAATGTCAGCCTGGCCGGGAGATACGCCGTCCTCATGCCGACGGTGGACTACGTCGGCGTGTCGAAAAAAATACGGGACGAAGAGGAACGGAACCGCCTGCGCGATATTACGGCGAAAATCAAGCCGGCCGGCATGGGCCTGATCATACGCACCGTCGCCAAGGGCGTGTCGGAAGAGGCATTGCTGGCCGATATCCGCTATCTGCTGCGGACGTGGGACAGCGTGCAGCAGCGGTATAAGCTGGCGAAAAAGCCCAAGCTCCTGTACCGTGAGGCCGACTTAGTCATGCGGATGATACGGGATCACTTCACGGCCGACGTAAAGAAAATCGTCGTCGACGACAAGGATGCCTACGACCGCATCTGCCAAATCGTGACGGACGACCAGTGGCGCAGCCGCGTCGAGCTGTATCAGGGCGACCAGCCCATTTTTGAATGCTACAATTTAGAAGACGAGCTGCGGCACCTTATGGCCCGTGAAGTCGCGCTCCCGTCGGGAGGCACGCTGGTCTTCGACCATACGGAGGCGCTGACGGTCATCGACGTCAACAGCGGCAAGTATACGGGCAACGGCACTCTGCAGGACACGATATTTCACGTCAATAAGGAAGCGGCCGTGGAAATTGCCCGGCAGCTGCGGCTCCGCGATATCGGCGGCATCATCATCATTGATTTCATCGACATGGCCCAGCCTGTGCGGCGCGATGAAATTCTGCAGATACTGGAACGGGAAATGGCCCAGGACTGCACGAAAACCCACGTCCTGGGCATGACGGCCCTGAATCTGGTGGAAATTACCCGCAAGAAGGCCCGGCAGGGCTTGTATCAGGTACAGTTCAGTCCCTGCGATATCTGCGGCGGCTCGGGATATTTGTATTCTCCCGAATCGGTGGCGATCCAGATTATCCGCCGCCTGCGCCATATGGTTCACGTGCGCTATATAAAGGGCGACCTGCTCATTTGCGCTCATGCCGACGTATTAGCCGTCTTAAAAGATAAAAAACGGCGGGACGAATTGGAGCGGGAGCTGTCCCGGACGCTTCATTTCGAAGCGTCAGATCATCCGAACAGGGAAGTATTTTCGATTTTGTCGTATCATGAATAAATGAAAAATGCCCCGGCACAACAGGGTGCCGGGGCATTTTTCGTGTTCGTCATATGCTATTGAAGATAGAACGTCATGGTGACCGTTTCGCTTAAGGTATTCGTGCCTGCTTCGACGGGGGCGTAGTCGGCGGCTTTTGCAGACATGCGCAGCGTCGCGCCGGCGTATCCGTTTTCATAGGACGGCGATCGGCCGGAAATGCTGATTTCCTTCACCTTGCCGAGGGACATGCCTGCGGCCTGGGCGGCGGCTTCGGCCTGCCGTCTGCCGTTGATGATGGCCTGCTTGACCAGGTTGTCCTTAATCTGTTCGGTCTTTTCGTTGGTGAAGCGGATGCCTTGAATAGAGTTGGCGTTCAGGTTGGCCGCCTTGGCGATGATGCGGGGAATCATGTCGAGGTCGGACACTTTAATTTGCAGATTATTCGTTACGGTGTACGATACGATCTTGCGGCTCTTGCTGTCGTAGTTCGGCGACATGTAGAAGCCCATGGTCTTGAGGTTTTCCGGGGCGATGCCCATAGATTTCATGGCCGCCGTGACCTGGCTCATGACTTCGTTGTTCTGCGTGCGGGCCTGCTGAGCGTCTTCTCCTGTCGTTTCCATGCCGATGGTGACGTAGGCCGTGTCGGGAGCGACTTCCTGCTGGGCGTAGCCCGTGACGTGGATGACCGACGGTTCGGGAGCAGCGGCATAGGACGGGGACATAAAGGCCGTGGAACCGATGAGCAGGGCGGCGACGGCCAAGGCTTTGACGGGATAATATTTCATGATAGGACCTCCTTTTAGCGCAATGTATCTTATTGGTAGGCCTATTATAGCATTTCGCCGGAAGTCCCTCAATACGAAGGAGAGGACTGTGCAGAAACTGTAACAATTATGTCATAATTATGTCAGATAGTTGTGTTTTGTTTATTTTTGCCGCCGGCTGCGGAAGAAATCGCGCATGATGGCGGCGCATTCGTCGGCCCGGACGCCAGCCGTCACTTCGACGCGGTGGTTCAGGGCCGGATTGTCGACGATTTGAAACAGTGAACGGACGGCGCCGCCCTTTGGATCGTCGCAGCCGTAGACGACGCGGTCGAGGCGGCTGTTGACGATGGCGCCGGCGCACATGGGGCAGGGCTCGACGGTGACGTAGAGGGTACAGCCCGTAAGCCGCCAGCGTCCCAGGACCCGGCAGGCTTTTTCAATGGCCAAGAGCTCGGCGTGGGCCGTGGCGCAGGGCAGGGTTTCGCGCAGGTTGTAGGCCCGGGCAATGGCCTTCTTTTGATAAATGACGACGGCGCCTACGGGGATTTCCCCGACGGCGGCGGCGATTTTCGCTTCTTCTATGGCTTTGCCCATGTAAAATTCGTCTTTTGTCATGACGTGTCTTGATTCTCCCTATATAATATAGTATGGTAAGGTATGTATTGTATTATTTTACTAAATCGAGGTGTCATATGCAATCTATTTGGTGGCAGGTTTTTGATATATTGGGAACGTCGGCCTTCGCCTTGTCGGGGGCGCTGGTGGCGATTTCCCGGCGCATGGATTTATTCGGTATTTTTGTCTTGGCGGCTGCGACGGCTGTCGGCGGAGGGATTGTCCGCGACCTGATGCTGGGTCATACGCCGCCGTCGGCGTTCCGCACGACGCTGTACGTCTGGATTATCGCCCTTTCCATCGTCGCCGTCGTCTTATTTATCCGCTACGTCAACGTGTCGTCTCGCCAGCGTCTGGTTCATCAAATGGAATCAGTCTATCTCGTCTGCGACGCCATCGGCCTAGGGTCATTTACTGTCACGGGGACGCTCATGGGATTTTATTACTATCCCCAGTACTGGGTGCTGAACGTCACCCTCGGCGTGCTGACCGCCGTAGGCGGAGGCGTCGTCCGCGACGTGCTGGCCGGGCAGATACCAGGCGTATTGAAAAAGGAAATTTATGCGACGGCGGCCTTGGCCGGGGCGTGCATATTGCTTTCCGTCCACATCTATTGGGGCTTCACTATATACGCCGCGTCGACCTTGAG
This region of Megasphaera stantonii genomic DNA includes:
- a CDS encoding Rne/Rng family ribonuclease, producing MKLIVGNVMPEETRMAIIEDGRLRDFAVERNDETHIGNHIYKGTIQNILPALQAAFVNIGRKKNAFLYLGDLFPRAATKEEIQQTHISVGQSVLVQVIKEERGSKGAKVTANVSLAGRYAVLMPTVDYVGVSKKIRDEEERNRLRDITAKIKPAGMGLIIRTVAKGVSEEALLADIRYLLRTWDSVQQRYKLAKKPKLLYREADLVMRMIRDHFTADVKKIVVDDKDAYDRICQIVTDDQWRSRVELYQGDQPIFECYNLEDELRHLMAREVALPSGGTLVFDHTEALTVIDVNSGKYTGNGTLQDTIFHVNKEAAVEIARQLRLRDIGGIIIIDFIDMAQPVRRDEILQILEREMAQDCTKTHVLGMTALNLVEITRKKARQGLYQVQFSPCDICGGSGYLYSPESVAIQIIRRLRHMVHVRYIKGDLLICAHADVLAVLKDKKRRDELERELSRTLHFEASDHPNREVFSILSYHE
- a CDS encoding SIMPL domain-containing protein; the protein is MKYYPVKALAVAALLIGSTAFMSPSYAAAPEPSVIHVTGYAQQEVAPDTAYVTIGMETTGEDAQQARTQNNEVMSQVTAAMKSMGIAPENLKTMGFYMSPNYDSKSRKIVSYTVTNNLQIKVSDLDMIPRIIAKAANLNANSIQGIRFTNEKTEQIKDNLVKQAIINGRRQAEAAAQAAGMSLGKVKEISISGRSPSYENGYAGATLRMSAKAADYAPVEAGTNTLSETVTMTFYLQ
- the tadA gene encoding tRNA adenosine(34) deaminase TadA; this translates as MTKDEFYMGKAIEEAKIAAAVGEIPVGAVVIYQKKAIARAYNLRETLPCATAHAELLAIEKACRVLGRWRLTGCTLYVTVEPCPMCAGAIVNSRLDRVVYGCDDPKGGAVRSLFQIVDNPALNHRVEVTAGVRADECAAIMRDFFRSRRQK
- a CDS encoding trimeric intracellular cation channel family protein, with protein sequence MQSIWWQVFDILGTSAFALSGALVAISRRMDLFGIFVLAAATAVGGGIVRDLMLGHTPPSAFRTTLYVWIIALSIVAVVLFIRYVNVSSRQRLVHQMESVYLVCDAIGLGSFTVTGTLMGFYYYPQYWVLNVTLGVLTAVGGGVVRDVLAGQIPGVLKKEIYATAALAGACILLSVHIYWGFTIYAASTLSFAFTVCLRLVAVRLHWNLPRVRRTTKSSIF